In Flavobacterium sp., a single window of DNA contains:
- a CDS encoding DUF4861 family protein, which yields MKTKITIAALFLMGLTSVNAQKYDINTAKTYAEISAKTDGHWEGRKYKGGTVFKNVDRLKLAPEHTDHSFDIRYEGPGWENNRIGYRLYLDWRNAIDIFGKKTSKMILPIVGQDNFDSYHEMSDWGADILKAGKGIGIGSIDRYLNNEKLHFREVDSTIATVVNKDNESGVKVNYYGWKTASDKIDFTSTLTIKPDQLYTKHTIQASKEIKGICTGIVKQKETELLKKESKNKKWAYLATYGTQSLVPDKLGMAIFYEVKTVESVADTDLDYLLVFKPTTKANSFYLLGAWEQEQNGIKSKEDFVKYLDAQLDILNKKGKM from the coding sequence ATGAAAACAAAAATCACAATTGCAGCTTTATTTTTAATGGGATTAACCTCTGTAAATGCTCAAAAATATGATATTAATACAGCTAAAACATACGCAGAAATTTCCGCAAAAACTGATGGACACTGGGAAGGAAGAAAATACAAAGGCGGAACCGTTTTTAAAAATGTAGACCGATTAAAATTAGCTCCCGAACATACAGATCATTCTTTTGATATTCGTTATGAAGGTCCGGGCTGGGAGAATAACCGAATTGGATATCGTTTGTATTTGGATTGGAGAAATGCGATAGATATTTTTGGAAAAAAAACTTCTAAAATGATTCTGCCAATCGTAGGTCAGGATAATTTTGATTCCTATCATGAAATGAGCGATTGGGGAGCTGATATTTTAAAAGCCGGAAAAGGAATCGGAATTGGGTCAATCGATCGTTATTTAAACAATGAAAAACTGCATTTCCGCGAAGTTGATTCTACAATTGCAACGGTTGTAAATAAAGATAACGAATCGGGTGTAAAAGTAAATTATTATGGTTGGAAAACAGCTTCTGATAAAATAGATTTTACTTCAACTTTAACTATAAAACCAGATCAGCTTTATACAAAACATACCATTCAGGCTTCAAAAGAAATCAAAGGAATCTGTACCGGAATTGTAAAACAAAAAGAAACTGAATTGCTTAAAAAAGAAAGTAAAAATAAAAAATGGGCTTATCTGGCGACATATGGTACACAGTCTTTAGTTCCGGATAAATTAGGAATGGCTATTTTTTATGAAGTAAAGACAGTTGAAAGTGTAGCTGATACTGATTTGGATTATTTATTGGTTTTTAAACCTACAACAAAAGCAAATTCTTTTTATCTTTTAGGTGCCTGGGAACAAGAACAAAACGGAATAAAATCGAAAGAGGATTTCGTGAAATATCTTGATGCGCAATTGGATATTTTAAACAAAAAAGGGAAGATGTAA
- a CDS encoding TonB-dependent receptor: protein MKIKQPLQKKIKCNLVFLFFLNFLLSNTINAQTTTIEGKITDAAGLSLPGVNIQEKGTKNGTSTDFEGSFKINVSNPKAVLVISYLGFQTQEVSVAGKKNINVSLAEQPNSLNEVVVVGYGSVKKTDLTGSVSTISAATITERNTTSPLEAIQGSTPGVQISSSSGRTGDGFKVVIRGNNSLVGSSPLYVVDGVPVDNIDFLNPQDISRMDVLKDASSAAIYGSRGASGVIIVTTKSGANVKSGINVTFDSSYGTKEAARMPKMMSGEEWWKFHQVAYMSATPNTQTPAQLAALAGNQSPLLVSRANNGYSFDWADAVLKTGMTQNNYLNVTGRSDSGLSYNLGFGIQSDEGLIDNDGTDKYSFKLGLNHKINDKFTTGANVTIARVDTQLGSDLAMQDAFRLSPLMSPWAIDADGNEKVGTLFFLPGKLTYPDGSWAINKTSTVNPLMEIANSSQTEKTWQTVGNVFFQYQPLKWLSFKTTFAAGIENTVTSAAYGAQTNAGVTLNGKNSASIKNFNNFNYTWDNQIDLKHTFNEVHDFSVLLLQSLYSNVDETSYLYSNNQPFDVGSDNMGSGVQTSYNISSGYQKNTLSSYAVRLNYTFKDKYLLTASTRWDGSSVLSAGNKWQSFPSVALGWKINKESFLANSNVISDLKLRASLGYTGNDNVAPYTSQALLNQQTFYANGANVVSGWQSENLANQNLTWEKTRELNFGLDYGFFKNRISGSVDVYDRLSDKLIYKQQLPAESGWKNTFANVGSVSNKGVEVLLTTKNIKSENINWETTFTFTKNVNKLESIYNQDKVSDIGNKLILGSELNPNYNYVYDGVWQESEAALAASYGQAPGQARPKDLNGDGKFNQDDRTVIGNANPEWQGSLYSKLTFWNFDFNFSVLTSQGQTVLSTFHQNFADVSDRGRQKLAMDYFIPTNSTGIEANANNTNPRPGPVATGAGAYWTSLFGYYRDVSYVKIKNISLGYTLDSELLKRLKISNLRVYVNVLDPFVFTDFDGYDPEWAASPFGVNRPASITTQLGLSVKF, encoded by the coding sequence ATGAAAATTAAACAACCATTACAGAAAAAAATAAAATGCAATCTTGTATTTTTATTTTTCCTGAATTTCCTTCTGAGCAATACCATCAATGCTCAAACAACTACAATAGAAGGAAAAATTACAGATGCAGCAGGATTATCACTTCCGGGCGTTAATATTCAGGAAAAAGGAACAAAAAACGGAACTTCGACTGATTTTGAAGGAAGTTTTAAAATCAACGTATCAAACCCTAAAGCTGTTTTAGTAATCAGCTATTTAGGATTTCAAACGCAGGAAGTAAGCGTTGCCGGAAAGAAAAACATCAATGTAAGCCTTGCAGAACAACCTAACTCCTTAAATGAAGTTGTAGTTGTGGGATATGGATCTGTAAAGAAAACAGATTTAACCGGATCTGTAAGCACAATCAGTGCAGCGACCATTACAGAAAGAAATACAACAAGTCCGTTAGAAGCCATTCAGGGAAGCACGCCAGGAGTACAAATTTCATCAAGTTCAGGACGTACCGGAGACGGATTTAAAGTTGTTATTAGAGGAAATAATTCATTAGTAGGATCATCTCCATTATATGTTGTGGATGGCGTTCCTGTTGATAATATTGACTTTTTGAATCCACAGGATATTTCCAGAATGGACGTTTTAAAAGATGCTTCTTCGGCAGCAATTTACGGTTCAAGAGGAGCCAGCGGAGTTATTATCGTAACAACAAAAAGCGGTGCTAACGTAAAATCCGGAATCAATGTAACTTTTGATTCTTCTTATGGTACTAAAGAAGCAGCGAGAATGCCCAAAATGATGAGCGGAGAAGAGTGGTGGAAATTCCATCAGGTTGCTTATATGAGTGCAACACCAAACACTCAGACTCCGGCTCAGTTAGCAGCATTAGCAGGAAATCAAAGTCCGTTATTAGTTTCAAGAGCCAATAATGGTTATAGTTTTGATTGGGCAGATGCTGTTTTGAAAACGGGTATGACGCAAAACAATTACTTAAATGTTACAGGACGCTCTGATTCTGGTTTGAGTTATAATTTAGGATTCGGAATTCAGAGTGATGAAGGACTTATCGATAACGACGGAACAGATAAATATTCTTTTAAATTAGGATTAAATCATAAAATAAACGACAAATTTACAACCGGCGCCAACGTTACTATTGCCCGTGTAGATACACAATTAGGAAGTGATTTAGCAATGCAGGATGCTTTCAGATTAAGTCCGTTAATGTCGCCGTGGGCAATTGATGCTGATGGAAATGAAAAAGTGGGAACTTTATTTTTCCTTCCGGGAAAACTAACTTATCCTGATGGTTCATGGGCGATTAACAAAACAAGTACAGTGAATCCATTAATGGAAATTGCTAATTCTTCGCAGACAGAAAAAACATGGCAGACAGTTGGAAATGTTTTCTTTCAATACCAGCCGTTGAAATGGCTTTCGTTTAAAACCACTTTTGCAGCCGGAATAGAAAATACGGTTACAAGTGCCGCTTATGGCGCGCAGACTAATGCAGGAGTTACATTAAACGGAAAAAATTCAGCATCAATTAAAAACTTCAATAATTTCAATTACACTTGGGATAACCAGATTGACTTAAAACATACTTTTAATGAAGTGCATGATTTCAGTGTTTTATTATTACAGAGTTTATACTCAAATGTTGATGAAACGTCTTATTTATATTCTAATAATCAGCCCTTTGATGTAGGATCTGATAATATGGGTTCAGGAGTTCAAACGAGTTATAACATTAGTTCTGGATATCAAAAAAACACTCTAAGTTCGTATGCCGTTCGTTTAAACTATACGTTTAAAGACAAATATTTATTGACGGCTTCTACAAGATGGGATGGTTCATCGGTATTATCAGCAGGAAATAAATGGCAGAGTTTCCCTTCTGTAGCTTTAGGATGGAAAATCAATAAAGAATCTTTCCTAGCCAACAGCAATGTAATTTCAGACTTAAAACTTCGTGCGAGTTTAGGTTATACAGGAAATGATAATGTGGCGCCGTATACTTCTCAGGCCTTATTAAATCAGCAGACTTTTTATGCAAACGGAGCCAATGTCGTTTCGGGATGGCAGTCTGAAAATCTGGCTAATCAGAATTTAACGTGGGAAAAAACAAGAGAGCTCAACTTTGGTCTTGATTACGGATTCTTCAAAAACAGAATTTCAGGAAGCGTTGATGTTTACGACAGACTTTCTGACAAACTAATTTACAAACAACAGCTGCCAGCAGAAAGCGGATGGAAAAATACTTTCGCCAATGTAGGTTCTGTGAGTAATAAAGGAGTTGAAGTTTTGCTTACGACAAAAAACATCAAAAGTGAAAATATCAACTGGGAAACCACTTTTACATTTACTAAAAACGTAAACAAATTAGAATCTATTTACAATCAGGATAAGGTAAGCGATATCGGAAATAAATTAATTCTGGGATCAGAACTCAATCCAAATTACAATTATGTTTACGATGGTGTCTGGCAGGAAAGCGAAGCAGCACTTGCAGCTTCTTACGGACAGGCTCCGGGGCAGGCGAGACCAAAAGATTTAAACGGTGACGGTAAATTTAATCAGGATGACAGAACGGTAATTGGAAATGCAAATCCGGAATGGCAGGGAAGTTTATATTCTAAATTGACTTTTTGGAATTTTGATTTCAACTTTTCTGTGCTGACAAGTCAGGGACAAACTGTTTTGAGTACGTTTCACCAAAATTTTGCCGATGTAAGCGACAGAGGACGTCAAAAACTGGCAATGGATTATTTTATTCCAACAAACAGTACGGGTATCGAAGCTAATGCCAACAATACAAACCCAAGACCAGGACCTGTAGCAACAGGTGCAGGAGCTTACTGGACCTCTTTATTTGGTTACTACAGAGATGTTTCTTATGTAAAAATCAAAAATATATCTTTAGGATACACATTAGATTCTGAATTATTGAAAAGATTAAAAATCAGTAATTTAAGGGTTTATGTGAATGTTTTAGACCCATTTGTATTTACAGATTTTGACGGATATGATCCGGAATGGGCCGCTTCTCCTTTTGGAGTAAACCGCCCGGCATCTATAACTACCCAATTGGGATTAAGTGTTAAATTTTAA
- a CDS encoding alpha/beta hydrolase, whose protein sequence is MRKIIFILFLLSCVVKAQQTYSVDTSYTVKSTYNKLIKKYPSITIPLIEKHKELNKITDVVYYNENGRALHLDAFIYDTRKRNPAVIIIHGGGWRSGNKNQMNAFAEEIADKGYSCFTIEYRLSLEAKYPYGIYDVKNAIKFIKDNAKKFKVDPDKIAVLGCSSGGQMAALIGTTNENPAFDDPLNESKSSSKVNAIINVDGVLAFRHPESSEGEMASFWLGGTYEEKTENWKNASALNHTDKNTPPTLFINSSIDRFHAGRDDMIKILNQNKIYNEVHTIENSPHSFWFFQPWFDQTVLYTTNFLNKIFK, encoded by the coding sequence ATGCGAAAAATAATTTTCATTTTATTCTTGCTTTCCTGTGTTGTAAAGGCACAGCAGACTTACAGTGTCGACACTTCGTACACGGTAAAAAGCACGTATAATAAATTGATAAAAAAATATCCTTCCATCACGATTCCGCTTATAGAAAAACATAAAGAACTTAATAAGATTACTGATGTTGTTTATTATAATGAAAACGGAAGAGCATTACATTTAGATGCTTTTATATACGACACCAGAAAACGAAATCCGGCAGTTATTATAATTCATGGCGGCGGCTGGAGATCAGGAAATAAAAACCAGATGAATGCTTTTGCAGAGGAAATTGCAGATAAAGGGTATTCTTGTTTTACAATAGAATACAGATTGTCGCTGGAAGCCAAATATCCGTATGGCATTTATGATGTTAAAAATGCAATTAAGTTTATAAAAGATAATGCAAAGAAATTCAAAGTAGATCCGGACAAAATTGCGGTTTTAGGCTGTTCTTCGGGAGGGCAAATGGCAGCTTTAATTGGTACTACAAATGAAAATCCTGCTTTTGATGATCCTTTAAATGAAAGTAAATCATCCTCAAAAGTAAATGCAATTATCAATGTAGATGGAGTTTTGGCATTCAGGCATCCCGAATCTTCAGAAGGAGAAATGGCATCGTTTTGGCTTGGAGGTACTTATGAAGAAAAAACAGAAAACTGGAAAAATGCTTCGGCTTTAAATCATACAGATAAAAATACTCCGCCCACATTGTTTATAAACAGCAGTATCGACAGGTTTCATGCAGGCAGAGATGACATGATAAAAATTCTGAATCAGAATAAAATTTACAATGAGGTTCATACAATCGAAAATTCACCTCATTCGTTTTGGTTTTTTCAGCCCTGGTTTGATCAAACGGTTCTTTACACGACAAATTTTCTAAACAAGATATTCAAATAA
- a CDS encoding RagB/SusD family nutrient uptake outer membrane protein — protein MKKIIVMLGIAALVLNSCSNYIEEESLSNVPADGTYKTAAGFQLLVNTNYAWLKGIYGGNPWLFEAGTDMYAEGRTPEPAGLSQYTLLIPSSTNVEDLYNSCYQLIQSVNKTMYYSTVTEQTANLNTLVGEARFLRANAYFLLVQTYGGVPIVNENITSPVLSFHRNTAEEVYTQIISDLDAALASVGTNAYATTGKVNKRAVNDLLAKVYLTRGYETFGKADDFAKAAAYADAAIGGQTLALAFDQLFKPGNDLNAETIFSVQYDKASTSTSPTTLGNNQFYYFSSYLGGAETGAPLRSYNLCPTDYALGLYEKGDKRWEATFMTEILEGPETTNGVTKTVLYYPYYRSTNPASLKVRHFYEPKWFTPADRTAWETANASRKSATFVYHPWGEYSAAHTLIKNLDCYTIPVKKFDDPDPTTPSSTGPVSTRDIIVSRLGETYLIAAEAYLKAGQAGTGLDRLNEVRKRAGVANATAAEFNIDYILDERGRELLGEYKRWFDLKRTGTLVARASAHNYKIKASNFVGVDGQLKILRPIPQVALDLNQNKDFPQNPGY, from the coding sequence ATGAAAAAGATAATAGTAATGTTAGGAATAGCTGCTTTGGTTTTAAACTCTTGCAGCAATTATATAGAAGAAGAAAGTCTTTCAAACGTTCCTGCCGACGGTACTTATAAAACCGCTGCCGGATTTCAGTTATTGGTTAATACAAACTATGCATGGCTAAAAGGAATTTACGGAGGAAATCCGTGGTTGTTTGAAGCCGGAACCGATATGTATGCAGAAGGAAGAACGCCGGAACCAGCTGGTTTAAGCCAATATACACTTTTGATTCCGTCTTCGACAAATGTAGAAGATTTGTATAACTCTTGTTATCAATTAATTCAGTCGGTAAACAAAACTATGTATTATTCGACAGTTACAGAACAAACCGCTAATTTGAACACTTTGGTAGGTGAAGCCAGATTTTTAAGAGCCAACGCTTATTTCTTATTGGTACAGACGTATGGCGGAGTTCCAATTGTAAATGAAAATATTACAAGTCCGGTTTTATCTTTCCACAGAAATACTGCCGAAGAAGTGTATACACAAATTATTAGTGATCTGGATGCAGCTTTAGCAAGCGTAGGAACAAATGCTTATGCGACAACCGGAAAAGTAAACAAAAGAGCCGTAAACGATTTATTGGCTAAAGTATATTTAACCAGAGGATATGAAACTTTTGGTAAAGCCGATGATTTTGCAAAAGCGGCCGCTTATGCAGATGCTGCAATTGGCGGACAAACTCTGGCTCTTGCTTTCGATCAGTTGTTTAAACCGGGTAATGATCTAAATGCCGAAACTATTTTTTCTGTACAATACGACAAAGCTTCAACAAGCACAAGCCCGACAACATTAGGAAACAATCAGTTTTACTATTTCAGTTCTTATTTAGGCGGAGCCGAAACCGGAGCGCCATTAAGAAGTTATAATTTATGTCCAACAGATTACGCTTTAGGTCTTTATGAAAAAGGAGATAAAAGATGGGAAGCAACTTTTATGACTGAAATTCTCGAAGGCCCGGAAACCACAAACGGTGTAACCAAAACCGTTTTGTATTACCCATATTACAGAAGTACAAATCCGGCATCATTAAAAGTGAGACATTTTTATGAGCCAAAATGGTTTACTCCGGCAGACAGAACGGCTTGGGAAACAGCAAATGCGTCAAGAAAATCGGCGACATTTGTTTATCATCCTTGGGGAGAATATTCTGCAGCGCATACTTTAATTAAAAATTTAGACTGTTATACGATTCCTGTAAAGAAATTTGATGATCCGGATCCTACAACACCTTCAAGCACAGGACCAGTAAGTACAAGAGATATAATCGTTTCAAGATTGGGCGAAACCTATTTAATTGCTGCCGAAGCCTATTTAAAAGCAGGACAGGCAGGAACTGGTTTAGATCGTTTAAATGAAGTAAGAAAAAGAGCCGGAGTGGCGAATGCAACGGCAGCGGAATTCAATATCGATTATATTTTAGATGAAAGAGGAAGAGAACTTTTAGGAGAATACAAACGCTGGTTCGATTTAAAACGTACCGGAACTTTAGTAGCCAGAGCATCGGCACATAATTATAAAATAAAAGCGTCAAACTTTGTTGGAGTTGACGGTCAGCTTAAAATTTTAAGACCAATTCCGCAAGTGGCTTTGGACTTAAACCAAAATAAAGATTTTCCTCAAAATCCTGGTTATTAG
- a CDS encoding glycoside hydrolase family 28 protein: MITNMVTARKSVVFLSIMVILTISCSKKINVVQESDPWKTMELTVKNLPQTHFQEKTYNINDFGAVADGHTLNTKAFEKAIKICAENGGGKVLVPNGKYLTGAIHLESNVNLHLEDHAEILFSLNPKDYPIVHTSWEGTEVMNYSPLIYAKGKTNVAITGKGTLNGQADSTNWWIWSGGKGYGWKKGIPSQNDPTNREVLVDMAEKNVPVEQRIFGEGRYLRPNFIEFFECNTVLVKDITVINSPFWILHPIKTNNMIIDGVTVNSHGPNNDGCDPEYSQNIIIKNCTFNTGDDCIAIKAGRDADGRRVAIPSKNIIVQNCKMIDGHGGVVIGSEISAGVNNVFVENCLMDSPNLDRAIRIKTNTKRGGIIENIYVRNLEVGTVKECVLLATMFYNVYGSQTGNFMPIVRNISLENVNVKNGGKYSVLAEGYKESPVENITLKNVKIEKVDSVYLLKNVKNINFINTYINGKKAEPIKNL; encoded by the coding sequence ATGATTACAAACATGGTTACAGCCCGCAAATCAGTTGTTTTTTTAAGTATAATGGTTATTTTGACTATATCATGCTCAAAAAAAATAAATGTTGTTCAGGAATCTGATCCGTGGAAAACAATGGAATTAACCGTAAAAAATCTCCCTCAAACTCATTTTCAGGAAAAAACATATAATATTAATGACTTTGGAGCTGTCGCTGACGGGCATACTTTAAACACAAAAGCGTTCGAAAAAGCAATTAAAATTTGTGCCGAAAATGGAGGTGGAAAAGTATTGGTTCCGAATGGAAAATATTTAACCGGAGCCATTCATCTTGAAAGTAATGTAAACCTGCATTTAGAAGACCATGCAGAAATTCTTTTCAGCTTAAATCCAAAAGATTATCCAATCGTTCATACTTCCTGGGAAGGAACAGAAGTAATGAATTACTCACCGCTTATTTATGCTAAAGGAAAAACGAACGTTGCAATAACCGGAAAAGGAACTTTAAACGGTCAGGCCGATAGCACAAACTGGTGGATTTGGTCTGGAGGAAAAGGCTACGGCTGGAAAAAAGGAATTCCGTCTCAAAATGATCCAACGAATCGTGAAGTTCTGGTTGATATGGCAGAAAAAAATGTTCCCGTTGAACAAAGAATTTTTGGTGAAGGAAGATATTTACGACCAAACTTTATTGAATTTTTTGAATGCAATACGGTTTTAGTAAAGGATATCACCGTTATAAATTCTCCATTTTGGATTTTGCATCCAATTAAAACCAATAATATGATTATTGACGGAGTAACGGTAAATAGCCACGGACCCAACAACGACGGCTGCGATCCGGAATATTCTCAAAATATCATCATTAAAAACTGCACCTTCAATACGGGAGACGATTGTATTGCTATTAAAGCCGGACGTGATGCCGACGGTAGAAGAGTTGCTATTCCAAGTAAAAATATCATTGTGCAAAACTGTAAAATGATCGACGGTCATGGAGGTGTTGTAATTGGCAGCGAAATCTCAGCAGGAGTAAACAATGTTTTTGTTGAAAACTGTTTAATGGACAGTCCGAATCTGGATCGCGCCATTCGCATAAAAACCAATACCAAAAGAGGCGGGATTATCGAGAATATTTATGTTCGAAATCTGGAAGTTGGAACCGTAAAAGAATGCGTTCTGCTGGCTACGATGTTCTATAATGTTTATGGCTCGCAAACCGGAAATTTTATGCCAATAGTACGAAACATCAGCCTTGAAAATGTAAATGTAAAAAATGGCGGTAAATACAGTGTTTTAGCCGAAGGATATAAAGAATCGCCAGTAGAAAATATCACACTCAAAAATGTCAAAATAGAAAAAGTAGACTCGGTCTATTTATTAAAAAACGTAAAGAATATCAATTTTATAAATACTTATATCAATGGGAAAAAAGCAGAACCAATAAAAAACTTATAA
- a CDS encoding glycoside hydrolase family 88 protein: protein MSNKTTALLTLFLLFNVFAIAQNNSETVLADDLKWSERTALSILDKYPEAWKLDGNDSPKWDYKMGFVLSGFEKLYQETNNKKYLDYIKNYVDGMIDSDGNIKKYDTKEYNIDCLNPGKLLFNLYDVTKDARYFEIIGKLRNQLENQPRTASGGFWHKQIYPNQMWIDGLYMAEPFYAQFTIKYEKGRSLDDIAKQFQLVHDHMIDKKSGLVYQAWDESKEIAWADKQTGTSPTVWGRGIGWYMTALVETLDYFPKSHPKYKVLVQYLNEIAASADQYKSDNGLWYQVADKTQLYANYTEPSASGMIIYAFAKGTRKGYLPSSYKRTAKKSFDSFIKEFVKVDKKGEVNIINVSSNVGLGGKPFRDGTNDYYLIAKTKENGAIGLGAFLLASIELEK, encoded by the coding sequence ATGAGTAATAAAACAACAGCCTTATTGACATTATTTCTGCTTTTCAATGTTTTTGCAATTGCACAAAATAATTCTGAAACTGTATTGGCAGATGATTTGAAATGGTCAGAGAGAACGGCACTTTCTATTTTGGATAAATATCCCGAAGCATGGAAACTAGATGGAAATGACAGTCCGAAATGGGATTATAAAATGGGTTTTGTATTATCTGGTTTTGAGAAATTATATCAGGAAACCAATAATAAAAAGTATCTCGATTATATCAAAAATTACGTCGACGGAATGATTGATAGTGACGGAAATATTAAAAAATACGACACTAAAGAATACAATATTGATTGTTTGAATCCCGGAAAACTGCTGTTTAATTTATATGATGTAACGAAAGATGCACGCTATTTTGAAATCATTGGAAAATTGCGAAATCAATTAGAAAATCAGCCAAGAACCGCCAGCGGAGGATTTTGGCACAAACAAATTTATCCCAATCAAATGTGGATTGACGGTTTGTATATGGCTGAACCTTTTTATGCGCAGTTTACCATTAAATATGAAAAAGGAAGAAGTCTGGATGATATTGCCAAACAATTTCAATTGGTTCACGATCATATGATCGATAAAAAAAGCGGACTGGTTTATCAGGCTTGGGATGAAAGTAAAGAAATTGCCTGGGCAGATAAACAAACCGGAACTTCGCCAACAGTTTGGGGGCGCGGCATCGGCTGGTACATGACGGCACTGGTAGAAACATTAGATTATTTCCCAAAATCGCATCCCAAATATAAAGTTTTGGTTCAGTACTTAAATGAAATCGCAGCATCAGCAGATCAATATAAAAGTGATAACGGATTATGGTATCAGGTGGCAGATAAAACACAGTTGTATGCTAATTATACAGAACCTTCTGCTTCCGGAATGATAATTTATGCTTTCGCAAAAGGTACACGAAAAGGATATCTGCCTTCAAGTTATAAAAGAACGGCAAAGAAATCATTTGACAGTTTTATAAAAGAGTTTGTAAAAGTGGATAAAAAAGGAGAAGTCAATATTATCAATGTATCATCAAACGTAGGTTTGGGAGGAAAACCTTTTAGAGACGGAACAAATGATTATTACCTAATTGCCAAAACAAAAGAAAATGGCGCAATTGGTTTAGGAGCTTTTTTACTGGCTTCCATTGAATTAGAAAAATAA
- a CDS encoding LacI family DNA-binding transcriptional regulator, with product MSEKVTIYDIAEKLNITAATVSRALNNNPKIKESTRELVIKTAASMNYKQNKLALALKSGRSNNIGVIVPRIDSNFFASVIRGIEEELHPHGYQVIICQTHESKKRENENLYTLIDAQVDGILMSVTDVTDENDGAFQYVLQKNVPLIFFDRSKHIEGVSSVTINDFRGGYLTTKHLINEGCRKIAHFSGDQSLEIFKNRFLGYKQALLDHGIDFNEEYVIYTKSAVEAGKEAVDKLLQLETPPDAIFSASDFAALGAIQELKERNISIPNEFCVAGFSNEPFTKFMELSITSVDQSPLEMGKMSARVFLEQVDKTDTIKIEKKVVLAPELHIRKSSSRTNF from the coding sequence ATGAGCGAAAAAGTAACCATTTATGATATTGCCGAAAAATTAAATATCACTGCAGCTACTGTTTCCAGAGCGTTGAATAACAACCCGAAGATTAAAGAAAGTACTCGTGAGTTGGTTATTAAAACTGCTGCCTCAATGAACTATAAGCAAAACAAACTTGCTTTAGCATTAAAAAGCGGTAGAAGTAATAATATTGGCGTAATTGTGCCGCGTATCGACAGCAACTTTTTTGCCTCTGTTATCCGGGGAATTGAAGAAGAACTGCATCCCCATGGTTATCAGGTAATTATTTGCCAGACTCACGAGAGTAAAAAAAGAGAAAACGAAAATTTATATACTTTAATTGATGCTCAGGTTGACGGAATTTTAATGTCTGTAACTGATGTAACCGACGAAAATGACGGTGCGTTTCAATATGTGCTTCAAAAAAATGTTCCGTTGATCTTTTTTGACAGAAGTAAACATATTGAAGGTGTAAGCTCTGTAACCATAAATGATTTTAGAGGCGGTTATTTAACAACCAAACATTTAATTAATGAAGGATGTAGAAAAATCGCTCACTTCTCCGGAGATCAATCTCTTGAAATTTTCAAAAACCGATTTTTAGGCTATAAACAAGCTTTATTAGATCACGGAATTGATTTTAATGAAGAATATGTAATTTACACTAAAAGTGCGGTCGAAGCCGGAAAAGAAGCTGTAGATAAACTATTGCAGTTAGAAACGCCGCCAGATGCTATATTCTCTGCGAGTGATTTTGCCGCTTTAGGCGCTATTCAGGAGTTAAAAGAGCGAAATATCAGTATTCCGAATGAGTTTTGTGTGGCTGGATTTAGTAACGAACCTTTTACTAAATTCATGGAATTGTCTATTACTTCTGTAGATCAGTCGCCTCTTGAAATGGGGAAAATGTCGGCGCGTGTTTTCTTAGAACAAGTTGATAAAACAGACACCATTAAGATTGAGAAAAAGGTTGTTCTCGCACCTGAATTACACATCCGTAAATCTTCGTCAAGAACCAATTTCTAG